The following are encoded together in the Armatimonadota bacterium genome:
- the rdgB gene encoding RdgB/HAM1 family non-canonical purine NTP pyrophosphatase produces the protein MLERLVVATRNQGKFREIAELLDGLAVEVVSLADFPDAPEVEEPHDTFCANACEKALVIAAATGHWAVADDSGLEVDALNGEPGVKSARVAETDPERIAWLLQRLEGVAPEDRQARFVCCIALASPEGILGTWQETVEGFISDAPEGDNGFGFDPVFIYPPAGCTFARLSRAEKSQVSHRGKALQAFRRDFKAILAQR, from the coding sequence ATGCTGGAGCGGCTCGTGGTCGCCACCCGGAATCAGGGCAAGTTTCGGGAAATCGCGGAACTGTTGGATGGGCTGGCCGTGGAGGTGGTCTCGCTCGCGGACTTTCCGGACGCGCCGGAAGTAGAAGAGCCTCACGATACCTTCTGCGCGAATGCCTGTGAAAAGGCTCTGGTCATCGCCGCAGCCACCGGGCACTGGGCCGTCGCCGATGACAGTGGCCTGGAGGTGGATGCGCTCAATGGCGAACCCGGCGTGAAGTCGGCGCGCGTTGCGGAGACTGATCCCGAACGCATCGCGTGGTTGCTCCAGCGCCTTGAGGGGGTCGCGCCCGAGGATCGCCAGGCGCGGTTCGTCTGCTGCATTGCGCTCGCGTCTCCCGAGGGGATTCTGGGCACGTGGCAGGAGACTGTGGAAGGGTTCATCTCCGATGCGCCCGAGGGCGACAACGGGTTCGGCTTCGACCCCGTGTTCATCTACCCGCCGGCGGGGTGCACTTTCGCCCGGCTGAGCCGCGCGGAGAAAAGCCAGGTAAGTCATCGAGGGAAGGCGTTGCAGGCCTTCCGGCGGGATTTCAAGGCCATTCTTGCCCAACGCTGA